In the Streptobacillus moniliformis DSM 12112 genome, one interval contains:
- a CDS encoding MFS transporter → MTKKYTLMQILYWAMFSSVYAFANSFLSSRGFNSTLIGTVMALSALFSVLLQPLTARLIEVYKKITVKNSLIASMLLVLLNALLISYFDDKILVSIFFIILITGLLNAQTYMYTFIFQYINKGENVNFGIARGMGSAAFAISSYFYGLLGSKIGFEFIPICATILSLFVIFVIMSFKDIKKETLNNETEIKANFLEFFNKYKRFCYVLLGMIFIFFTHTVINTFMRNILESLGRGAEEVGIGFMIAAVVELPVMFYIVKLNKKFGYSKLLKISAIAFLTKITITYVTILTGNITLFYIAQITQFAGYAIYVPVSVYYTNHIMEEKDRIKGQAYMAVSATIGSILGNLIGGKIIEIYSLNSMILASLIATIIGAVILMLNLEDK, encoded by the coding sequence ATGACTAAAAAATATACATTAATGCAAATACTATACTGGGCTATGTTTAGCTCAGTATATGCTTTTGCAAATAGCTTTTTAAGCTCGAGAGGATTTAATTCAACATTAATAGGAACTGTTATGGCATTATCTGCCCTTTTTTCAGTTTTATTGCAACCTTTAACAGCAAGGTTAATTGAGGTTTATAAAAAAATAACAGTTAAAAATTCACTTATAGCCTCAATGCTATTAGTTTTATTAAATGCCTTATTAATTAGCTATTTTGATGATAAGATACTTGTTTCAATTTTTTTTATAATCTTAATTACAGGATTGCTTAATGCCCAAACATATATGTATACCTTCATATTTCAATATATTAATAAGGGTGAGAATGTAAATTTTGGTATAGCAAGAGGTATGGGATCAGCAGCATTTGCAATATCATCATATTTTTATGGGTTGTTAGGTTCTAAAATAGGCTTTGAATTTATACCTATATGTGCAACGATATTATCATTATTTGTTATATTTGTTATTATGAGTTTTAAAGATATAAAGAAAGAAACATTAAATAATGAAACAGAAATTAAAGCAAATTTTTTAGAATTTTTTAATAAGTATAAAAGATTTTGTTATGTACTTTTAGGTATGATATTTATATTTTTTACACATACTGTTATTAATACATTTATGAGAAATATTTTAGAAAGTTTAGGTAGAGGAGCTGAAGAAGTAGGTATAGGATTTATGATAGCAGCTGTTGTTGAATTGCCAGTTATGTTTTATATAGTGAAATTGAATAAAAAATTTGGTTATTCAAAATTATTAAAAATATCAGCTATTGCCTTTTTAACAAAGATAACAATAACATATGTTACTATTTTAACAGGAAATATTACATTGTTTTATATAGCACAAATTACACAATTTGCAGGATATGCAATATATGTACCTGTTTCAGTTTATTATACGAATCATATTATGGAAGAAAAAGACAGAATAAAAGGACAAGCTTATATGGCTGTTTCAGCAACTATAGGTTCTATATTAGGTAATTTAATAGGAGGTAAAATCATTGAAATATATTCATTAAATTCTATGATATTAGCTTCTTTAATTGCAACCATTATAGGGGCTGTAATATTAATGTTAAATTTAGAAGACAAATAA
- a CDS encoding DUF2513 domain-containing protein, whose product MKLNLDLVRKILLYIEENGNDERGINVEIKGYTRLEIDYHICVLSEGNYLLLYEDKTPKRWTMKGHSYIENIRCKYIWEELKKDVELKGILTTSLDIIKDYGNKFIKDKLEL is encoded by the coding sequence ATGAAATTAAACCTAGATTTAGTAAGAAAAATTCTACTGTATATAGAAGAAAATGGGAATGATGAAAGGGGCATAAATGTTGAAATAAAAGGCTATACTAGGCTAGAAATAGATTATCATATTTGTGTTTTATCTGAAGGTAATTATCTGTTATTATATGAAGATAAAACACCTAAAAGATGGACTATGAAGGGTCATTCTTACATAGAGAACATAAGATGTAAATATATTTGGGAGGAGCTAAAAAAAGATGTTGAACTAAAGGGGATACTGACAACATCTTTAGATATAATAAAGGATTATGGTAACAAATTTATTAAAGACAAATTAGAGCTATAA
- a CDS encoding DUF1361 domain-containing protein, translating to MRKTYIKYSLISLGFAILSNLIYPRYYFLTWNLFLAYIPFYISNIKKKNIFVDAFLAFVALIFYPNAVYLFTDLIHISNLSFYKRGVKVVYLMNYSNWIKVSLIFLAVIISMKLSYLAINNYAKKYRMNKITKYTFYSVISFLTGLAVFVGRFIRLNSWDLFIYPHRTFYTFIKQINTENIKYILLFAFIQLFVIILEEE from the coding sequence ATGAGAAAAACATATATAAAATATAGTTTGATTTCATTGGGGTTTGCGATACTTTCAAATTTAATTTATCCTAGATATTATTTTCTAACATGGAATTTGTTTTTGGCATATATTCCATTTTATATTAGTAATATAAAGAAAAAAAATATTTTTGTGGATGCTTTTTTAGCTTTCGTTGCATTAATATTTTATCCTAATGCAGTTTATCTATTTACAGATTTAATACATATTAGTAATTTAAGCTTTTATAAAAGAGGTGTAAAAGTTGTTTATTTAATGAATTATTCAAATTGGATAAAAGTTTCCCTTATATTTCTTGCTGTTATTATTTCTATGAAGTTAAGTTATTTAGCAATAAATAATTATGCAAAGAAATATAGAATGAATAAAATTACAAAGTATACTTTTTATTCGGTAATTTCTTTTCTGACAGGTCTTGCTGTATTTGTAGGAAGATTTATTAGATTAAATTCATGGGACTTATTTATTTATCCACATAGAACTTTTTACACTTTTATTAAACAAATAAATACAGAAAACATTAAATATATATTATTGTTTGCATTTATACAATTATTTGTAATAATTTTAGAGGAGGAATAA
- a CDS encoding nucleoside 2-deoxyribosyltransferase, which translates to MKVYLAGSLFNEAEVQQRLREGKLLRERFPNIDLFNPIEQPFNEDKQTLPTPIDIYSGDANAIINSEIIILDMTNEDAGVMVELGLAIAYNKKIIAINSDIRLKSSNKYDIPSYSMNHFVLGGILKHGILVYSFDEAMRELEKYDK; encoded by the coding sequence ATGAAAGTCTATTTAGCTGGTTCATTATTTAATGAAGCTGAAGTTCAACAAAGATTAAGAGAAGGTAAATTATTAAGAGAAAGATTTCCGAATATTGATTTATTTAATCCAATTGAGCAACCATTTAATGAGGATAAACAAACTTTACCTACACCTATAGATATATATAGTGGGGATGCAAATGCGATTATTAATTCAGAAATTATTATTCTTGATATGACTAATGAAGATGCAGGAGTAATGGTTGAATTAGGACTTGCTATTGCATATAATAAGAAGATTATTGCTATAAATTCAGATATTAGACTTAAATCATCAAATAAATATGATATACCAAGTTATTCAATGAATCATTTTGTACTTGGTGGAATACTTAAACATGGAATTTTAGTATATTCATTTGATGAGGCAATGAGGGAATTAGAAAAATATGATAAATAA
- a CDS encoding YoaK family protein — protein MINNAVINKRRIAFLLTMIGGFLEIYSYLLLGKVFATTITGNLILLVFNLKRLEVSNIIKYLVPIIFFCLGVLVSEKIKSKITISFSKLVLFLEILILSFIPFMKIQLIAISLIAFISGIQIQTFRKISNNVYMSTMCTGNTRALVEALTNKREQDIKDYFVVVSGFLLGVLLGDISIVFFDKFSIYICVLMILLIIYIIKKV, from the coding sequence ATGATAAATAATGCAGTTATAAATAAGAGAAGAATTGCTTTTCTTCTTACAATGATAGGTGGTTTTTTAGAAATCTATTCATATTTATTATTAGGAAAAGTATTTGCAACAACTATTACAGGAAATTTAATATTATTAGTATTTAATTTAAAAAGATTAGAAGTAAGTAATATAATTAAATATTTAGTACCAATAATATTTTTTTGTTTAGGTGTTTTAGTATCAGAAAAAATTAAATCAAAAATTACTATTAGTTTTTCTAAATTAGTGCTGTTTTTAGAAATATTAATTTTATCATTTATACCTTTTATGAAAATACAATTAATTGCTATTTCTTTGATAGCTTTCATATCTGGTATACAAATACAAACATTTAGAAAAATTTCAAATAATGTATATATGTCTACTATGTGTACAGGGAATACTAGAGCATTAGTTGAAGCTTTGACTAATAAAAGAGAACAAGATATTAAAGATTATTTTGTTGTAGTAAGTGGTTTCCTATTGGGTGTTTTATTAGGAGATATAAGTATAGTGTTTTTTGATAAATTTTCTATATATATTTGTGTTTTAATGATATTATTAATAATTTATATTATAAAGAAGGTATGA
- a CDS encoding pyridoxal phosphate-dependent aminotransferase — MKLSDKVLGMQYSPIRKFVPFADKAKKEGVKIFEFHIGQPDVKTPDSFFNGVTKYQEKIIKYTNSQGLEELLDAFVEYYSRYNLKIDKKEILITNGGSEALQFAINTICNKDDEVLVPEPYYSNYDSFLRIADAKLVPIVTKIEEGYRLPSYDKMKKLITPKTKAILFSNPSNPTGVVLNEREIEDIKRLALEFDLFIISDEVYRQFIYDVDTKFRSFLSFEDVSDRVIMIDSISKHYSACGARIGILASRNAEIIAQSLKLCQARLSVSTIEQYASANLVRGIDVYIDDVRAEYRKRRDLMYEKLSLIEGVKANKPDAAFYIFASLPVNDTEEFNKWLLCDFRHNGKTLMFASGNGFYSKEHRDLGKNELRFSFCGNNLREIEEGINLLEIALKEYNEKH; from the coding sequence ATGAAGTTATCAGATAAAGTATTAGGAATGCAATATTCACCTATAAGAAAATTTGTTCCTTTTGCAGATAAAGCTAAAAAAGAAGGAGTAAAAATATTTGAATTTCATATAGGTCAACCAGATGTTAAAACTCCTGATTCTTTTTTTAATGGTGTTACCAAATATCAAGAAAAAATAATTAAATATACAAATTCACAAGGATTAGAAGAATTACTTGATGCTTTTGTTGAATATTATTCAAGATATAATCTTAAAATTGATAAAAAAGAAATTTTAATAACTAATGGAGGAAGCGAGGCATTACAGTTTGCAATTAATACTATATGTAATAAAGATGATGAAGTTTTAGTTCCAGAACCATATTATTCAAATTATGATTCATTTTTAAGAATAGCAGATGCTAAATTAGTTCCTATAGTTACAAAAATAGAAGAGGGGTACAGATTACCGAGTTATGATAAAATGAAGAAATTAATAACTCCTAAAACTAAGGCTATATTATTTTCTAATCCATCTAATCCAACTGGAGTTGTTTTAAATGAAAGAGAGATAGAAGATATAAAGAGGTTAGCATTAGAGTTTGATTTATTTATCATTTCAGATGAGGTATATAGACAATTTATATACGATGTTGATACAAAATTTAGATCATTTTTAAGTTTTGAAGATGTATCAGATAGAGTAATAATGATAGATAGTATTTCTAAACATTATAGTGCATGTGGAGCTAGAATAGGAATACTTGCATCAAGAAATGCTGAAATCATTGCTCAATCTTTAAAACTTTGTCAGGCAAGATTATCTGTTTCGACTATAGAGCAATATGCTAGTGCAAATCTTGTAAGAGGTATTGATGTATATATAGATGATGTTAGAGCTGAATATAGAAAAAGAAGAGATTTAATGTATGAAAAATTAAGTTTAATAGAGGGTGTTAAAGCCAATAAACCAGATGCAGCTTTCTATATTTTTGCTTCTCTTCCAGTTAATGATACTGAAGAATTTAATAAATGGTTATTATGTGATTTTAGGCATAATGGTAAAACCTTGATGTTTGCTTCGGGTAATGGATTTTATTCTAAGGAACATAGAGATTTAGGTAAAAATGAATTAAGATTTTCTTTTTGTGGGAATAATCTTAGAGAAATTGAAGAAGGTATAAATTTACTAGAAATAGCATTAAAGGAATATAATGAAAAACACTAA
- a CDS encoding tRNA pseudouridine synthase A — protein MKNTKKGYLLEISYKGKKFDCFDEIKDKKTVKGVLKEYILSKGIKIYKGLQQAGRTDARVSAYSNYIYFVADRFNIDILDINVDISGLKIKNIIETKNDIVLPDIVEKRIYIYFYPKKFLNVDKETILKRCEEISGYRDFSEFTNHKGLKLKNHFRDVKVTYVEEKLYFEGNSFMPQQVRIMSGYILKGKKEAMDPKFLVLEKIIFKGDVL, from the coding sequence ATGAAAAACACTAAAAAAGGATATTTATTAGAAATATCATATAAAGGAAAGAAATTCGATTGTTTTGATGAAATTAAAGATAAAAAAACAGTAAAAGGTGTTTTAAAAGAATATATTTTATCAAAGGGAATAAAAATATATAAAGGATTACAACAAGCAGGTAGAACAGATGCAAGAGTATCAGCGTATTCAAATTATATTTATTTTGTTGCAGATAGATTTAATATAGATATACTTGATATTAATGTAGATATTTCTGGTTTAAAAATTAAAAATATCATAGAAACAAAAAATGATATAGTTTTACCTGATATTGTTGAAAAAAGAATATATATTTATTTTTATCCTAAAAAATTTTTAAATGTAGATAAAGAAACTATATTAAAAAGATGTGAAGAAATAAGTGGATATAGAGATTTTTCTGAATTTACAAATCATAAAGGATTAAAACTTAAAAATCATTTTAGAGATGTTAAAGTAACTTATGTTGAAGAAAAACTCTATTTTGAAGGAAATTCTTTTATGCCACAACAGGTTAGAATAATGAGTGGATACATTTTAAAAGGTAAAAAAGAAGCTATGGATCCAAAATTTTTAGTTTTAGAAAAAATTATATTTAAAGGTGATGTTTTATGA
- a CDS encoding YhdT family protein has product MKKQIDKEALITSIIYLIYFVWWYYFAYIYPPKNVEEYKYILGLPEWFFYSCIVGFIWVNIAVFAVIKIFFKNIDLDTGDINE; this is encoded by the coding sequence ATGAAAAAGCAAATTGATAAGGAGGCTTTAATAACAAGTATAATATATTTAATTTATTTTGTGTGGTGGTATTATTTTGCATATATTTATCCACCTAAAAATGTTGAAGAGTATAAATACATTTTAGGACTTCCTGAATGGTTTTTCTATTCTTGTATAGTGGGATTTATTTGGGTAAATATAGCAGTATTTGCTGTAATAAAGATTTTCTTTAAAAATATTGATTTAGATACAGGTGATATAAATGAATAA
- the panF gene encoding sodium/pantothenate symporter: MNKFQLLWPIIIYLFITILVAYYISRKENKNNFTESYFIGNRSMGAFVLAMTVVSTYIGASSFLGGPSIAYKLGLGWVLLACIQIPLIFFTLGVLGKKIAIISRKIKAVTLIDILRKRYNNEFLIVLLSVLMLIFLFASIIAQFIGGARLIESIIDIDYKIALTIFVFTVIFYTTIGGFKAVTITDAIQGLIMMISTFVLFVVIVNKVGSMSEITSTIKSIDPNLLTPDAGGAISRPYILSFWILVGIGILGLPATTVRSMGYKDSKALHNGMIIGTFVVGFLLIGMHLVGFMGRAIEPNIDVSDKLIPILALKNLHPIIAGIFIGGPLAAIMSTVDSLLILISSSIVKDLYINYVNKNTSDSKLKKVSLIITISIGLITYILSINPPSLIVWVNLFALAGQEVLFFVPVFMGLYWKRGNDKGAIASVIVGFVVFIMLEKFKYSIFGLMSIVPALVFALISYIIVSFMSKENDKESIDLFFE; this comes from the coding sequence ATGAATAAATTTCAACTATTATGGCCTATAATAATATACTTATTTATCACTATATTAGTAGCATATTATATAAGTAGAAAAGAAAATAAAAATAATTTTACAGAATCATATTTTATTGGAAATAGAAGCATGGGAGCTTTTGTTTTAGCTATGACTGTAGTTTCAACATATATTGGAGCATCATCATTTTTAGGTGGTCCCTCAATAGCATATAAGTTGGGGCTAGGATGGGTACTGTTAGCTTGTATACAAATTCCATTAATATTTTTTACTTTAGGAGTATTAGGTAAGAAAATAGCCATAATTTCAAGAAAAATAAAAGCTGTAACATTAATAGATATTTTAAGAAAAAGATATAATAATGAGTTTTTAATAGTTTTACTTTCAGTATTGATGTTAATATTCTTGTTTGCTTCAATAATTGCTCAATTTATTGGAGGAGCAAGACTTATAGAAAGTATTATAGATATAGATTATAAAATAGCATTAACAATTTTTGTATTTACAGTTATTTTTTATACAACTATTGGTGGATTTAAAGCTGTTACAATAACTGATGCAATACAAGGATTAATTATGATGATATCTACATTTGTTTTATTTGTTGTAATAGTAAATAAAGTTGGTTCTATGTCAGAGATAACTTCCACTATTAAAAGTATAGATCCAAACTTATTAACTCCTGATGCTGGTGGTGCAATATCAAGACCATATATATTATCTTTTTGGATTTTAGTTGGTATTGGAATATTAGGTTTACCTGCAACAACTGTAAGAAGCATGGGATATAAAGATTCTAAGGCACTTCATAATGGGATGATAATAGGAACATTTGTTGTTGGTTTCTTATTAATAGGAATGCATTTAGTTGGATTTATGGGTAGAGCAATTGAACCAAATATTGATGTGAGTGATAAACTTATACCTATATTAGCATTAAAGAATTTACATCCTATAATTGCAGGAATATTTATAGGAGGACCACTTGCTGCAATTATGTCAACAGTAGATTCATTATTAATACTAATTTCATCATCTATAGTTAAAGATTTATATATAAATTATGTAAATAAAAATACAAGTGATTCTAAATTAAAGAAGGTTTCTTTAATAATTACTATTAGTATAGGGTTAATTACATATATATTATCAATTAATCCTCCAAGTTTAATTGTATGGGTTAATTTGTTTGCACTTGCAGGTCAGGAAGTTTTATTCTTTGTTCCAGTATTCATGGGCTTATATTGGAAAAGAGGTAATGATAAAGGTGCTATAGCATCTGTAATTGTAGGATTTGTTGTTTTCATAATGCTTGAAAAATTTAAATATTCAATATTTGGACTTATGAGTATAGTTCCTGCATTAGTATTTGCATTAATTTCATATATTATAGTTTCATTTATGAGTAAAGAAAATGATAAAGAGAGTATAGATTTATTTTTTGAATAA
- a CDS encoding pseudouridine-5'-phosphate glycosidase: protein MKKYLEINPIIKEALENNKPVVALESTIISHGMPYPQNVEVALEVEKIARENGIVPATIGIINGKLKVGLTEDEINFLGKEGVNVPKVSRRDLAYIVSNGLNGATTVSTTMIIAALAGIKIFATGGIGGVHRNAEVTMDISADLEELAQTNVAVICAGAKSILDLPLTLEYLETKGVPVLGYKTKELPAFYTIKSGYNLDYSIDNPKEFAKILKTKWNLGLNGGVVIANPIPEQYAMDFDTITNAINNALEEAEKLGIKGKDSTPFLLDKVKKITDGKSLDANIQLVYNNVRLAAEIAKEFVQL, encoded by the coding sequence ATGAAAAAATATTTAGAAATTAATCCAATAATAAAAGAGGCTTTAGAAAATAATAAACCAGTGGTTGCTTTAGAATCTACAATAATATCTCATGGTATGCCATATCCACAAAATGTTGAAGTAGCATTAGAAGTTGAAAAAATAGCAAGAGAAAATGGTATAGTTCCTGCAACAATTGGAATAATAAACGGAAAACTAAAAGTAGGATTAACTGAAGATGAAATTAATTTTTTAGGTAAAGAAGGAGTTAATGTTCCAAAAGTAAGTAGACGTGATTTAGCATATATTGTAAGTAATGGATTAAATGGTGCAACTACAGTTTCAACTACTATGATAATTGCAGCACTTGCAGGAATTAAAATATTTGCAACAGGTGGAATAGGTGGTGTTCATAGAAATGCAGAAGTTACTATGGATATTTCAGCTGATTTAGAAGAATTAGCACAAACTAATGTAGCTGTAATTTGTGCAGGGGCAAAATCAATACTTGATTTACCTCTAACATTAGAATATTTAGAAACAAAAGGTGTTCCAGTACTTGGATACAAAACAAAAGAATTACCTGCTTTCTACACAATAAAGAGTGGATACAATTTAGATTATTCAATTGATAATCCTAAAGAATTTGCTAAGATATTAAAAACTAAATGGAATTTAGGATTAAATGGTGGAGTTGTTATAGCAAATCCTATTCCAGAACAATATGCTATGGATTTTGACACTATAACTAATGCTATTAATAACGCTTTAGAAGAAGCTGAAAAATTAGGAATTAAAGGTAAGGATTCTACTCCATTTTTACTTGATAAAGTAAAGAAAATCACTGATGGAAAATCATTAGATGCTAATATTCAATTAGTTTATAATAATGTAAGACTTGCAGCAGAAATAGCAAAAGAATTTGTACAATTATAG